A single region of the Malaclemys terrapin pileata isolate rMalTer1 chromosome 2, rMalTer1.hap1, whole genome shotgun sequence genome encodes:
- the UTP23 gene encoding rRNA-processing protein UTP23 homolog gives MKITRQKHAKKYMSFYKYNFGFREPFQVLLDGTFCQAALRNKIQIRDQLPGYLAGATQLCTTRCVLKELESLGKELYGAKLIAQRFQVRNCSHFKDPVSGSACLLSMIEEGNPHHYFVATQDQDLATKVKKKAGVPLLFIIQNTMVLDKPSPKSLAFVQAMQANQLVPEHQKQSIEHLKEEQGLVKESENRRKRKRAGGPNPLSCLKKKKKGQETQQPSAAKKKRKRKRNRDKSEAKAVSVQLSVKA, from the exons ATGAAGATCACGCGGCAGAAACATGCCAAGAAATATATGAGCTTCTACAAGTACAACTTCGGCTTCCGGGAGCCCTTCCAGGTGCTGCTGGACGGGACTTTCTGCCAGGCCGCGCTACGCAACAAGATCCAGATCCGCGACCAGCTGCCCGGCTACCTGGCCGGGGCCACGCAGCTCTGCACCACCCG ATGTGTTCTAAAAGAATTGGAGTCATTGGGGAAGGAACTTTATGGAGCAAAGCTAATTGCCCAAAGATTTCAAGTTCGAAACTGTTCCCACTTCAAAGATCCAGTGAGTGGCTCAGCATGTCTATTGTCCATGATTGAAGAGGGTAATCCTCATCACTATTTCGTTGCTACGCAG GACCAGGATTTGGCAACAAAAGTGAAGAAAAAGGCTGGAGTTCCTCTTCTCTTTATTATTCAGAACACTATGGTGCTGGACAAACCTTCTCCGAAATCACTGGCATTTGTTCAAGCCATGCAGGCAAATCAGCTTGTTCCAGAGCACCAGAAGCAAAGTATTGAGCATCTTAAAGAAGAACAGGGACTAGTAAAGGAGTCTGAAAACAGAAGAAAACGTAAGAGGGCAGGTGGCCCCAATCCTCTCAGCTgcctgaagaaaaagaaaaaagggcagGAGACCCAACAGCCTTCCGCTGCTAAGAAGAAACGAAAAAGAAAACGAAACCGGGATAAATCAGAAGCAAAGGCAGTGTCTGTGCAGCTGAGTGTGAAAGCATAA